In a single window of the Nicotiana tomentosiformis chromosome 8, ASM39032v3, whole genome shotgun sequence genome:
- the LOC138897138 gene encoding uncharacterized mitochondrial protein AtMg00750-like: MNDAQVNSTITEKELIAIVFAIEKFRPYLIGAKVIVHTDHATLRYLRSKKDSKAMLMRWPYGGHHVGARTAAKVLSCGFYWPTLYKDASDTVKRCDECQRAGGILKKNEMPLTSILEIDIFDV, encoded by the exons atgaatgatgcccaagtaaaTTCTACCATTACAGAGAAAGAGctcattgccattgtgtttgcaattgagaagttccgcccatacttgataggtgcaaaggttattgttcacaCAGATCATGCCACACTTCGCTATCTTaggagcaagaaagattcaaaagctatgttgatgagatgg ccttatggtggtcaccatgttggagcaagaacggcggctaaagtgctaagttgtggtttctattggcccactctttacaaagatgcaagtgatacgGTGAAgcgatgtgatgaatgccaacgggccggtggaatcttgaagaagaatgaaatgcctctcactagcattttggagattgatatctttgatgtgtga
- the LOC138897137 gene encoding uncharacterized protein, whose product MRFSELARHAVWLVPTEKEKIRKFINVLNQQFRFVMTLGNVAGSRFDEVVDSARWLEIVRTQEHEDREAKRPRGPGNSSDVPSGGQPYHNRGHPYRPAQMARSAHHGASVSHGPYSDRQSQFSLGALPSQSSSRAPSVQGSSVPGSSGSYSGSRGPPQNLPPFFERDCYECGELGHVRKYCPRFSRGPVQQRSQATTPAPEGGVIAYASRQLKPHEKNYPIHDLELAAIVHH is encoded by the exons atgcggttttcagagttggctcgtcatgcagtttggttggttcccactgagaagGAAAAGATCAGGAAGTTCATTAATGTCCTCAACCAGCAGTtccgttttgttatgactctgggGAATGTAGCAGGTTCTAgattcgatgaggtggttgatagtgCTCGATGGCTAGAGATAGTCCGTACTCAGGAGCatgaggatagggaggccaagaggcctcgtggtccgggtAATTCCAGCGATGTTCCTTCTGGAGGACAGCCCTATCACAataggggtcatccttataggcccgctcagatggctcgttcaGCTCATCATGGCGCATCAGTTAGCCATGGTCCATACAGTGATCGACAGAGTCAGTTTTCTCTTGGTGCACTTCcatctcagagttcatctcgtgcaccatcagttcagggttcatcggtACCAGgatcttctggtagttattctggttcacGAGGTCCGCCTCAGAACTTGCCACCATTTTTTGAGAgggattgctatgagtgtggagagctgggtcatgtgaggaaatattgtccccgcTTTTcacgaggtccagttcagcagaggagtcaggctacgactcctgcacca GAGGGtggagtgattgcttatgcttcgcgccagttgaagccacatgaaaagaactaccctatccatgatttagaattggcagccattgttcatcaTTAA